In Lolium rigidum isolate FL_2022 chromosome 7, APGP_CSIRO_Lrig_0.1, whole genome shotgun sequence, the DNA window ATGAAGGGTATCTCGAGCGCGTCTATGAACCTCATGACGCCGTGAAGGTCCGACGCCACCTCAAAGCTGACAACGCCGCCGAAACCGGTCATCTGGCTCTTGGCTATGTGGTGCCACGGGCTGCTCTTGAGCCCAGGGTAGTACACATGCTCGACCTTCGGGTGGTTCTCAAGCAGGCGCGCCATGCGCAAGGATGTGCGGTTCTGCGTCTCCACGCGCAGCGCCATCGTCTTGAGGCCGCGTATGATCATGTAGGCCGCATCCTGCAGTAAGTATGAGTAGAAGTTGTTAGTTTTGAAGGACAAATCCAACATTTCAAGCGTGTGAATATTGTGGAACAAACTACATCTATTTTAACTTTTGTTTGATTTACTACTACATACCGGACTGATGGCGCCGCCGAGGTCTTGGTGCCATGCGCGTATTGTCTTGATGAGCGCCTCGGAGCCACTAATGCATCCTGCGATGACCTGAAATTAAATTGCAAGAACAGATGCATTAGTTATTTTATAGTTTAGACACTAAAGTAACAAAATGGTACTAGTACGTGCTGGTTGTCTAGCGAAGATATGTGATCTAGGCAAATACTCACGTCGTGGTGGCCGGCGATGTACTTTGTGGCGGAGTGCACGACAATGTCGGCGCCAAGGGTGAGGGGCTTCTGGTTGATCGGCGAGGCAAGTGTGCTGTCAATACACACGAGAGTACCCTTCTGGTGGCACAGCTCGGCGACGAGTttaatgtcgatgcacttgaggtGGGGGTTCGTCGGAGAGTCGGTGTAAAAGAGTGTCACCTGCGTAAGTAGCTAAGCATGTCAGAAACCATCGGTATCACTTATACATGATcatcatgaattcatgatttaTGTTACGAAACTTACATCGCCCTGGTCAAGAACGGCTTTCAGCGTCACGATGTTGTTCAGATCAACAAAGGTGGACTGCAAAGCGAACAACGTAGAGTATAATTAGAACTGATCGGGCAAGCATGCATGCTCTTCTTGCTAGAGATGCGAGCTGGATTGTGTCCTTACCCTGATTCCCATCTTGGAGAGCCTTTCCCGGATGAAGGCGCGCGCCTCGCTGTAGCACTCGGTCGTGGTCACGACGTGGCCGCCGGGCGGCACGAGGGCGAGCAGCGTGGCGACGATGGCGTTCATGCCGGAGGACGTGACCAGCGTCGCCTCCGCTCTCTCCAGCGCGCTGATCTTCTCTTCGAGGACACTGACGGTGGGGTTGCCGTACCGTCCGTACTCGAAGCTGTGGCGCCTGCCTTCCTTGAAAGCGATGAGGTCGTCCGAGTTCTTGAACCAGTGCGTGGTGCCGCTCACGATCGGCGTCGCGATCGAGTCCGTGTCCGCCATGCcgttcttccggagcttctcCCCGGCGTGGACCGCGAGGGTCTCGTCAGAGGCCGTGGTATACCCAGGcgctggagcggcggcggcgtcctgctGCACCAGGTGCTCGGCGACAGCAAAGAATTCCTCCGCGCCAGGGAGGCTCAGGGCGGTGGTGCGCTTTGGAGAACGGCGAGGACGGAGCAGGCGGCGCTGCTTCGGGAGCGAGGCCTTGACTGGAGACGATGACCTCGCCATTAGCTAACTTGCTAGTGCGAGCTAGGAAGTGAAAATAATTGGAAGTGGATAAGCGAGCTAAGAGTAGAGTCAGAGAGGATCAGAAGAACTTCTCGATCATTTGTGTTCTTCCCATCTGCGTAGGATGAAGTGGGATATATATGCCGAGACGCTCGTCGATCCATACGCGTCTCTGCGACTCTGCCCGCTTATAATACTACCCTCTCAAACTTCCACATGTGGAACGCGGTTAGTCTTGTTCTCGCAGCCGTGTGTAGGAGTAATTGAGGTAGTAATAAAGATGTACCGAGTTGATGTTTAATTATGCAAGGCATGATTAGTGAACTACAACGTGATGCGATAACTAaacaataagagcatctccactcgtccccccgaacaggcccccggcgagcgttttttccatccggacggcgtaattcggcccagtcgcgcacccggttcctcgttttcgtccggatttgggcctaaatccatccggcgatcccacgccatcccggcccccggggagcgctcgggactccggacgaaagcagcgcgcgaaacggcgaggcaacttcccgcgcatcacggtggccccaacttgtcggcgagagaaaccgatcgtcgtcctcatcgctatcgtcttccgcgcggctgtaaaagcctgccgccggtctgcattcgccggccacgcggcgagttaatgtcgtcgtcttccgcgcacgcatcgtcttccgcgcgcactaaaggctgccgccggtcagctcgccgcgggcgcgtcgcattccacgcggcatttaatccccgcgccagccacgcctatatacgccggtccgatcaccgcgagcgtaccccgtgctccactctccctccactctccctctactcccaagatggcgttctacgacgacgacggcgcagccaacaacggcttccccgccggtcgctccacgcgtgggaggggcacctcctccaccgggcggggtacccttgcccgccggacacgaggcctcccggaggcggctggcggctaagtgctggcggcgttccaatcccgccgccgccgcgggggccatgccctcgacgtcgccatcgaggaggcgaggatgacgatgaccgacgaggagcgcgccgacccgcgccaccaccccgacaactacacgcggtggaactcctacttcctccggcggtgggagccggGAGcgcgcggcctacgacggcccgccgcctccgcctgcgcgcaacaacgccgcgcggGCCGCCgagcggtggtggagcgcgccggaaaggacgttggcgaacgtcctcgcgcacatcgagggcggcaacttcccggtgctcacgatgccccctctgtcggcatcgagggcaccggcgagccgccgtcggggaagcgtgcggcagccacggcgcatggctgccagctcgtcgtcttccggatcggcgtcaaggtcatccttggtgccggtgaagagggaggaggcgacgtcgccttcggcgccggtgcgcgtcaagaagg includes these proteins:
- the LOC124678318 gene encoding probable cystathionine gamma-synthase 2, with amino-acid sequence MARSSSPVKASLPKQRRLLRPRRSPKRTTALSLPGAEEFFAVAEHLVQQDAAAAPAPGYTTASDETLAVHAGEKLRKNGMADTDSIATPIVSGTTHWFKNSDDLIAFKEGRRHSFEYGRYGNPTVSVLEEKISALERAEATLVTSSGMNAIVATLLALVPPGGHVVTTTECYSEARAFIRERLSKMGIRSTFVDLNNIVTLKAVLDQGDVTLFYTDSPTNPHLKCIDIKLVAELCHQKGTLVCIDSTLASPINQKPLTLGADIVVHSATKYIAGHHDVIAGCISGSEALIKTIRAWHQDLGGAISPDAAYMIIRGLKTMALRVETQNRTSLRMARLLENHPKVEHVYYPGLKSSPWHHIAKSQMTGFGGVVSFEVASDLHGVMRFIDALEIPFIATSLGGCESLVQQPAVMSFWGTSDEEKAKNGIKDNLVRFSFGIEKFEDLRDDILQALEKI